One part of the Chryseobacterium mulctrae genome encodes these proteins:
- a CDS encoding YiiX/YebB-like N1pC/P60 family cysteine hydrolase codes for MNGSISMKAILKNRFLLNLVLFFSILLFVVSCKNSQTLGLKNGDLLFVTAKESGLSGAINNVTQKQKNASFDHIGILQKDKTGVFVLHAAPKGGSQKQNLNEFLKDQANDGQKVVAYRLKPQYQKNIPDAIEKANSMLGKPYNFNYILDDNSYYCSDYIERAFRKDKVFTLEPMTFIDPKTGKINVFWEEFYAKKNLKVPEGEVGCNPNGLAASDKIERIKEL; via the coding sequence ATGAATGGATCAATATCTATGAAAGCAATCTTAAAAAATAGATTTCTATTAAACTTAGTTCTCTTCTTTTCAATTTTACTTTTTGTTGTAAGCTGTAAAAATTCTCAGACTTTAGGTTTGAAAAATGGAGATTTATTGTTTGTTACGGCAAAAGAAAGTGGCTTGTCGGGTGCAATTAATAATGTGACGCAAAAACAGAAAAATGCTTCGTTTGATCATATCGGAATTTTGCAAAAAGATAAAACAGGTGTTTTTGTTCTTCACGCAGCACCAAAAGGTGGTTCTCAAAAACAGAATTTAAATGAATTTCTAAAAGATCAGGCGAATGACGGACAAAAAGTTGTTGCTTACAGATTAAAACCTCAGTATCAGAAAAATATTCCTGATGCCATCGAAAAGGCAAATTCTATGTTGGGAAAGCCTTATAATTTCAACTATATTTTAGATGATAATTCCTATTACTGTTCAGATTACATCGAAAGAGCATTTAGAAAAGATAAAGTCTTCACATTAGAACCAATGACTTTCATTGATCCTAAAACTGGAAAAATAAACGTGTTTTGGGAAGAGTTTTATGCTAAAAAAAATCTAAAAGTTCCGGAAGGAGAGGTGGGCTGTAACCCAAATGGTTTGGCTGCTTCAGATAAAATTGAAAGAATAAAAGAGCTATAA
- a CDS encoding NIL domain-containing protein, which produces MITTNVQALPKKVNLIRKELILEVELNGKVKFDHLLNAIYQQMGICYKVLSANVEYMNGNNFGSFQLYINATDEESQELEFFLNHNKLLNTTVEYTCRKYS; this is translated from the coding sequence ATGATTACAACCAATGTGCAGGCTTTGCCAAAAAAGGTAAACCTTATCAGAAAAGAACTGATCCTTGAAGTAGAACTGAATGGAAAAGTGAAATTCGATCATCTTTTAAATGCTATTTATCAGCAGATGGGAATTTGTTACAAAGTATTAAGCGCAAATGTGGAGTATATGAACGGAAACAATTTTGGCTCATTTCAGCTATACATCAATGCAACAGATGAAGAATCTCAGGAATTAGAATTTTTCCTTAATCATAATAAACTCTTGAATACCACTGTCGAATATACCTGCAGAAAGTATTCATAA
- a CDS encoding pyridoxal phosphate-dependent aminotransferase yields the protein MPNISNRAQQMPPSPVRKLVPFALLAKQRGTKVYHLNIGQPDIETPETALNALKNIDLKVLEYALSEGNIEYRKALTEYYHSLDFTDLTPDNFIVTNGGSEALNFAISTLCDDGDEVIIPEPYYANYNGFTSTFNVNVVAIPSSIDTGFALPPIEEFEKKITAKTRAIVICNPGNPTGYLYTREELQKLAEIALKYDIVVISDEVYREYVYDGKQQVSMLAFPELSENCIIIDSESKRYSMCGVRIGCLITRSKKIHDAAMLFAQARLSPVLLGQIAATAAHQNDGAYIRAVREEYTHRRNVLVDLLNAIPGVICPKPKGAFYCVAELPVDDTEKFAQWLLEKYTLNNETIMVAPAGGFYSDPELGKKQVRIAYVLKEEDLRKSAEILKHALEKYKLEFNF from the coding sequence ATGCCAAACATTTCCAACAGAGCACAACAGATGCCGCCTTCACCGGTAAGAAAACTGGTTCCTTTTGCCTTACTGGCTAAACAGAGAGGTACAAAAGTATATCACCTTAACATCGGACAACCGGATATCGAAACTCCTGAAACCGCTTTGAATGCTTTAAAAAACATTGATTTAAAAGTTTTGGAATATGCTCTTTCAGAAGGAAATATCGAATACAGAAAAGCGCTTACAGAATATTATCATTCTTTAGATTTTACAGATCTTACTCCAGATAATTTCATTGTAACAAACGGTGGATCTGAAGCTTTAAATTTCGCTATCTCTACTCTTTGTGATGACGGCGATGAAGTAATTATTCCAGAACCATATTATGCAAATTATAACGGATTTACAAGCACATTCAATGTGAATGTAGTTGCAATTCCTTCCTCTATTGATACTGGTTTTGCCCTTCCTCCGATTGAAGAATTTGAGAAAAAAATCACTGCAAAAACAAGAGCAATCGTTATTTGTAACCCTGGAAATCCTACAGGATATCTTTACACCCGTGAAGAACTTCAGAAATTAGCTGAAATTGCTTTAAAATATGACATCGTTGTTATTTCTGACGAGGTTTACAGAGAATATGTTTACGACGGGAAACAACAAGTTTCAATGCTTGCTTTCCCTGAATTAAGCGAAAACTGCATCATTATCGATTCTGAATCTAAGCGTTATTCTATGTGTGGTGTAAGAATCGGTTGTTTAATTACCCGTTCAAAAAAGATTCACGATGCTGCAATGCTATTTGCACAGGCAAGATTAAGCCCGGTACTTTTGGGGCAAATCGCAGCAACTGCCGCTCACCAAAACGACGGAGCATATATCAGAGCCGTAAGAGAAGAATATACCCACAGAAGAAATGTTTTGGTTGATTTGCTAAATGCAATTCCGGGAGTTATTTGCCCTAAACCCAAAGGAGCATTCTATTGTGTTGCCGAACTTCCGGTAGATGATACTGAAAAATTCGCGCAATGGCTTCTTGAAAAATACACTTTGAACAATGAAACCATCATGGTTGCTCCTGCAGGAGGATTCTACAGCGATCCTGAATTAGGAAAAAAGCAGGTGAGAATTGCTTACGTTCTGAAAGAAGAAGATTTAAGAAAAAGTGCAGAGATCTTAAAACACGCGCTTGAAAAATATAAATTAGAGTTCAATTTTTAA
- a CDS encoding T9SS type A sorting domain-containing protein yields the protein MKRNQPALLLGVLGVLSSSLALAQNFQTMPIQSGLTADVIANGVGSATTSTSTDVDGVSYAFVSQDFQATATSPALTYGLPTNGIINSVVASTPGLSYIMAGYTANNSLKLSNTNDSGTLVFTTPKAAFKLYMLATTGSGSSTVTVVVNFTDNTSQTFTGVAVSDWYDNTGFAIQGFGRINRNTNALESGSGTNPRLYQNLLTIDPANQSKLIQSVTITKTSTAQGHANIFAFSADVYSTCAAPTLNAVGALTSNSAAVSWIPATGTTATNYEIYYSTTNTAPTSATVPILTGISGTSTTVPSLAPNTNYYYWVRANCGGTPSQSTWSFSGTFKTACGAVASMTENFDSYAAGTTLPDCWGRLVGSTGSLTISTTTPASGTRNIYQYSTATQSTSVAVLPEFSNINAGTHWLRLKARVSTGPGTLSVGYVTNPTDASTFVSIQALNITNVNYGPEYFVAVPTSIPANARLAIRNTADGKSYYYDDVKWEAIPSCVHPSNVVTSNATANTVDVTWTAPLTGATGGYEYYYSPVSTVAPTSTTAPSGTFAANTVSGTISGLNPNHTYNLWLRSSCSTINKSEWTYQVAFKTTCAPTPSLFEDLESYGSSVSIVPDCWARIITTNGTQQISSSTPASGIRNLYQYSSSSQNPTIVVLPEFTNINAGTHRLKIKARVSTATGSLIVGYVTSSTDAATFVNIETLSLANTSYTSGAEYTVDVPTTVPANARLAVKNTADGKSYYWDDVTWEAKNSLSASESSTKKKLAVYPNPFNNVIFISETENVKTIRVTDVAGKTLKFIENPTKEINLSSLNSGLYLITMYFKDGSQNTVKAIKK from the coding sequence ATGAAAAGAAATCAACCAGCTCTTTTGCTGGGTGTACTGGGAGTTCTTTCCAGTTCGCTTGCACTTGCACAAAACTTTCAAACCATGCCTATTCAATCAGGTCTTACTGCAGATGTGATTGCCAATGGTGTAGGTTCTGCGACAACTTCTACGAGTACTGATGTCGATGGTGTTTCTTATGCTTTCGTTTCACAGGATTTTCAGGCAACGGCAACAAGTCCTGCTCTTACATATGGCTTGCCGACAAATGGAATTATCAATAGTGTCGTGGCATCAACCCCTGGGTTGAGTTATATTATGGCAGGGTATACTGCAAACAACTCACTAAAACTCTCCAATACGAATGACTCAGGAACATTGGTATTTACAACGCCTAAAGCTGCTTTCAAACTTTATATGCTTGCAACTACTGGTAGTGGTTCGTCTACGGTAACTGTCGTTGTTAATTTTACAGACAATACTTCACAAACTTTTACCGGAGTGGCTGTTTCAGATTGGTATGATAATACTGGCTTTGCAATTCAGGGTTTTGGAAGAATAAATAGAAATACAAATGCTTTGGAATCAGGTAGTGGAACAAATCCAAGACTTTATCAAAACTTATTGACTATTGATCCTGCAAATCAGTCTAAATTAATTCAAAGTGTAACCATTACAAAAACATCTACCGCTCAAGGTCATGCAAATATTTTCGCTTTCTCTGCCGATGTATATTCAACATGTGCTGCTCCGACTTTAAATGCTGTTGGTGCACTTACTTCAAATTCAGCAGCAGTTTCCTGGATACCTGCGACCGGAACTACAGCTACAAATTATGAAATTTATTACAGTACAACAAATACGGCTCCAACAAGTGCTACTGTACCGATTTTAACAGGGATCAGCGGAACTTCAACTACAGTTCCTAGTTTAGCTCCAAATACGAATTATTATTATTGGGTTAGGGCTAATTGTGGAGGTACGCCATCTCAAAGTACATGGTCTTTCTCAGGAACTTTTAAAACAGCTTGTGGTGCTGTGGCATCTATGACTGAAAATTTTGATTCTTACGCAGCGGGAACAACTTTACCTGATTGCTGGGGAAGGCTTGTAGGGAGTACGGGTTCATTAACAATCTCTACTACAACACCTGCTTCGGGAACAAGAAATATATATCAGTACAGTACGGCAACACAAAGTACTTCTGTTGCTGTTTTACCTGAATTTAGTAACATTAATGCAGGAACTCACTGGCTTAGACTTAAAGCTAGAGTAAGCACTGGTCCTGGAACTCTTAGCGTAGGTTATGTAACAAATCCTACAGATGCATCTACGTTTGTATCTATTCAGGCTTTGAATATTACGAATGTAAACTATGGACCTGAATACTTTGTAGCGGTACCAACTTCAATACCTGCAAATGCACGATTAGCTATCAGAAATACAGCAGATGGAAAGAGTTATTATTATGATGATGTAAAATGGGAAGCCATCCCATCTTGTGTACATCCCTCAAATGTTGTTACATCCAATGCAACAGCGAATACAGTAGATGTAACATGGACAGCACCGTTAACCGGGGCAACAGGTGGTTATGAATATTACTATTCACCAGTAAGCACAGTAGCTCCTACTTCTACAACAGCACCTAGTGGAACTTTTGCGGCAAATACTGTTTCAGGTACAATTTCAGGATTAAATCCTAATCATACTTATAACTTATGGCTACGTTCTTCATGTAGTACAATAAATAAGAGTGAGTGGACGTATCAGGTTGCTTTCAAGACAACTTGTGCACCAACACCTTCTTTATTTGAAGATTTGGAATCGTATGGTTCTTCTGTAAGTATTGTACCGGATTGTTGGGCGAGAATTATCACAACCAATGGAACTCAACAGATTAGTTCTTCAACACCGGCTTCAGGTATCAGAAATCTTTATCAGTACAGCAGTTCATCACAGAATCCTACCATTGTTGTGCTTCCTGAATTTACCAACATTAATGCGGGGACGCATAGATTAAAAATAAAAGCAAGAGTTTCTACTGCTACAGGAAGTTTAATTGTAGGGTATGTAACTAGCTCAACAGATGCTGCAACATTTGTAAATATTGAGACTTTGAGTCTTGCAAATACAAGCTATACTTCAGGAGCTGAATACACAGTAGATGTGCCTACTACAGTGCCGGCAAATGCAAGATTGGCGGTGAAGAATACTGCAGATGGAAAATCATACTATTGGGATGATGTGACTTGGGAAGCTAAAAACTCATTAAGCGCTTCTGAATCTTCTACTAAAAAGAAATTAGCAGTATATCCAAACCCGTTCAACAACGTTATCTTCATTTCTGAAACAGAAAATGTTAAAACAATAAGAGTTACTGATGTAGCAGGAAAAACATTGAAATTTATTGAAAATCCTACTAAAGAAATTAACTTAAGCTCATTAAATTCAGGACTTTATTTGATTACCATGTATTTCAAAGACGGTTCTCAAAATACGGTGAAAGCCATTAAAAAGTAA
- a CDS encoding LemA family protein: MIALIIGGVLVIALLYGVSIYNRLVKLRNLVQEAWSSIDVMLKKRHDLIPNLVETVKGYATHERETLENVTKARNLAVGADSVEAKEAAEKNLNQAMVNLFAVAEQYPDLKANANFQQLQAELSSIENDIEKSRRYYNGTVRENNTLVESFPSNIVANMYKFEKSKFFELENIAEREVPNVKF, encoded by the coding sequence ATGATTGCACTTATTATTGGTGGTGTTTTGGTTATTGCCTTACTTTACGGAGTATCTATCTACAATCGCCTCGTAAAATTGAGAAATCTCGTTCAGGAAGCTTGGAGTAGTATTGATGTGATGCTTAAAAAACGTCACGATTTAATCCCAAATTTGGTTGAAACTGTAAAAGGTTACGCTACTCACGAACGTGAAACTCTTGAAAATGTTACCAAAGCAAGAAATTTGGCAGTAGGCGCAGATTCTGTGGAAGCTAAAGAAGCGGCAGAAAAAAATCTGAACCAGGCAATGGTAAATTTATTTGCAGTTGCAGAGCAATATCCTGATTTGAAAGCTAATGCAAACTTCCAGCAACTGCAGGCTGAGCTAAGTTCAATCGAAAACGATATAGAAAAATCCAGAAGATATTACAACGGAACGGTAAGAGAAAATAATACTTTGGTAGAGTCTTTCCCTAGCAATATTGTCGCCAATATGTACAAATTTGAAAAGTCTAAATTCTTCGAGCTTGAAAATATTGCCGAAAGAGAAGTTCCTAATGTAAAATTTTAA
- a CDS encoding DUF2207 domain-containing protein translates to MKKLIAFLFLIFFSLGFAQDAEGAVAVGEEQTGFVSGPEKILSFHADIDVDKNSGLSITEKIKVHSLGENIKRGIFRSLPLVRNLNDRTQKVKYNIVSVKKDGVDEDFHEEIEDGYLKVYVGNKEVILSPGDYNYEIKYTTEKQIGFFEKYDELYWNVNGNEWSFPVDSISAKVNLPQGAGIIQNSCYKGGYGSTSQDCMAKVLSEHSIEWSAKDLGSGEGLTIAVGFKKGVMVPPPPPTFLEKFGILIAGIIIFLGLLLYYYSTWKKYGVDPEKPTIYPQFNSPDDLSPASLGYIHNESFKNKYLTAALVNLAIKGYVQIVEDEDPGIFGLFKSKQFTVKKLKNADQNLPKEEINLMNNLFSNISDSIKFDGKYDPKIEQTVRSFQSALKFQHDKMLNEGNNYKKLILPILVILGVYFLGLFISFTIFPEFEKVFLGIFLLAVLTIAFVIAIILFKFFPGLFKIFLVFPVIAFVLLGMLIYKGSDFTIDNNFNICYIFIVLGFMSLVIYQFLIKRPSEEKLRKKSLIDGFKMYMGAAENQQLQFHNPPEMTPQSFEKLLPFAMVLGVDEIWGKKFDDLLKKMSYEYQSNWYVGSSMNHFAMASVLNSSLTNSIQSSATQPSSSGSSSGSGSGGGGFSGGGGGGGGGGGW, encoded by the coding sequence ATGAAAAAGCTTATAGCATTTCTTTTTCTTATTTTCTTTTCTCTGGGTTTTGCGCAGGATGCTGAAGGAGCTGTAGCTGTTGGTGAAGAGCAGACCGGTTTTGTAAGTGGTCCTGAAAAGATTCTGTCTTTTCATGCAGACATTGATGTCGATAAAAATTCTGGACTAAGCATTACAGAAAAAATAAAAGTTCACAGTCTTGGAGAAAATATTAAAAGAGGAATTTTTCGCTCACTGCCTTTGGTAAGAAATCTGAATGACAGAACTCAAAAAGTAAAATACAACATCGTTTCGGTAAAGAAAGACGGTGTTGATGAAGATTTTCACGAAGAAATTGAGGATGGTTATCTTAAAGTGTATGTGGGAAATAAGGAGGTCATTTTGTCGCCGGGAGATTATAATTATGAAATAAAATATACCACCGAAAAGCAAATCGGTTTTTTTGAAAAGTATGATGAACTGTACTGGAATGTAAATGGCAACGAATGGAGTTTTCCTGTTGACAGTATTTCAGCAAAGGTAAATCTTCCGCAAGGTGCGGGAATTATTCAGAATTCTTGTTATAAAGGTGGTTACGGAAGCACTTCTCAGGATTGTATGGCTAAAGTTCTTTCTGAGCATTCAATTGAATGGAGCGCAAAAGATTTGGGATCTGGTGAAGGTCTTACAATTGCAGTTGGTTTTAAAAAAGGAGTTATGGTTCCGCCACCGCCGCCAACTTTTCTTGAAAAATTCGGAATTCTGATTGCTGGAATTATTATCTTTTTAGGTTTGCTGTTGTATTATTATTCAACCTGGAAAAAATATGGAGTCGATCCTGAAAAGCCTACTATTTATCCACAATTCAACTCGCCCGATGATTTGTCACCGGCTTCATTAGGTTATATTCATAATGAAAGTTTTAAAAATAAATATCTCACTGCAGCTTTGGTCAATTTGGCTATAAAAGGATATGTACAGATTGTTGAAGATGAAGATCCCGGAATTTTTGGTTTGTTTAAATCGAAACAGTTTACGGTAAAAAAACTGAAAAATGCAGATCAGAATTTGCCAAAAGAGGAAATTAATCTGATGAATAATTTGTTCTCTAATATTTCCGACAGTATAAAATTTGACGGAAAATATGATCCTAAGATCGAGCAAACGGTTCGCAGCTTTCAATCAGCATTAAAATTTCAACATGATAAAATGCTAAACGAAGGGAATAATTATAAAAAACTGATCTTACCGATCTTAGTGATTTTAGGAGTTTATTTTCTCGGGCTTTTTATCAGTTTCACCATTTTCCCGGAATTTGAAAAAGTATTTTTAGGAATTTTCCTTCTTGCTGTTTTAACGATAGCTTTTGTGATTGCTATTATTTTGTTTAAATTTTTTCCTGGTTTATTTAAGATTTTCTTGGTTTTTCCTGTCATTGCTTTCGTGCTTTTAGGAATGCTTATTTATAAAGGAAGTGATTTTACGATCGACAATAATTTTAATATTTGCTATATTTTTATTGTCTTAGGTTTTATGTCTTTGGTGATCTATCAGTTTTTAATTAAACGTCCTTCAGAAGAGAAACTGAGAAAAAAATCTTTGATCGATGGTTTCAAAATGTATATGGGAGCCGCCGAAAATCAACAACTTCAATTTCACAATCCTCCGGAAATGACGCCACAGTCTTTCGAAAAACTGTTGCCTTTTGCAATGGTTTTGGGTGTTGATGAAATTTGGGGCAAAAAATTCGACGATCTGCTCAAAAAAATGTCTTATGAATATCAAAGCAATTGGTATGTTGGTTCATCAATGAATCATTTTGCGATGGCAAGTGTGCTCAATTCAAGTTTAACCAATTCTATACAATCTTCAGCGACACAACCTTCAAGTTCAGGAAGCAGTTCTGGTTCCGGATCTGGTGGCGGCGGTTTTTCCGGTGGCGGTGGCGGTGGCGGCGGTGGCGGCGGCTGGTAA
- a CDS encoding DUF1801 domain-containing protein codes for MQIPSTSVEDYISKIPEERQEVFKKMFDTVNDNLPQGFEKGVSYGMIGWNVPLETFPAGYHCTPGSALPFMGMASQKNFIALYHMGMYAKPELLDWFVAEFPKHSKRKLDMGKSCIRFKKMDEIPFELIAELSKKMTVDEWINIYESNLKK; via the coding sequence ATGCAAATTCCATCAACATCAGTAGAAGATTATATTTCAAAAATTCCTGAAGAAAGACAGGAGGTTTTCAAAAAAATGTTTGATACAGTTAATGATAATCTACCTCAGGGTTTTGAGAAAGGTGTAAGTTATGGAATGATCGGTTGGAATGTTCCTTTAGAGACTTTTCCTGCAGGTTATCATTGCACACCTGGTTCGGCGCTTCCTTTTATGGGAATGGCTTCGCAGAAAAATTTCATTGCATTGTATCATATGGGAATGTATGCAAAACCTGAACTTTTAGACTGGTTTGTGGCAGAGTTTCCTAAACATTCAAAAAGAAAACTGGATATGGGGAAATCATGTATCCGTTTCAAAAAAATGGATGAAATTCCTTTTGAATTAATTGCCGAACTGAGTAAAAAAATGACTGTAGATGAATGGATCAATATCTATGAAAGCAATCTTAAAAAATAG
- a CDS encoding DUF2207 domain-containing protein, which translates to MKNCIQIIALFFCFLVFAQNEVAALPVVEEDSLDFEQANFQRERIISFRSDIHIAENADVTVTETIKVFANGNEIKRGIFRALPTVRNINGRKESVYYKIIAIEKEGVKEPYHTKKEGGIFTIYIGNKDEQLASGFYTYKIVYQTQDQIGKFKGYDEFYWNVNGTDWSFPVENIQAIIHLPKNADIIQNSCYTGGEGSKDQNCTSKKISSTQIEFNAENLNPHENLTIAVGFKAGVLKEPSGFSKWINRDWPSLSLVIVGFYLLFFYYKNWKKYGRDPERPVVIPQFNAPNNLSPASLGYIDKGEFDANLVTANLVDLAVKGFVDIDEVKDIKKTFLSKMFTLKKLGSENSSLQSDQKRLLKKLFGKEKEVSVNGTYNSKIKKAVDDFEEFISEENKIFVEKISNKKIVYQAIKIMLATFFLALIISSLITWSFQTLLIASVIIIFTSLFAAVLVLTWQEGNKVIFLVVLMFSMTFIVPMFFMAFADSDDITAFESNCFKFLIFGIISILIFRYLINKPSEEKVKIESEIDGFKMYLSAAEENQLQFHNPPEMTSDVYEKFLPYAIVFGVEGIWGKRFRDKLQETIDSAQPYENVQYNFGYSFAGAFTSTLNETTVVPVSSSSSSSSSGSSGSSSSYSGGSSSSGSSGGGSSGGGGGGGGGGGW; encoded by the coding sequence ATGAAAAATTGTATACAAATCATTGCTTTATTTTTCTGTTTTCTTGTTTTTGCGCAGAATGAGGTGGCTGCATTACCCGTCGTTGAGGAAGATTCTTTAGATTTTGAACAAGCTAATTTTCAGAGAGAAAGAATTATTTCTTTTCGTTCTGATATTCATATTGCCGAAAATGCTGATGTTACGGTAACAGAAACCATCAAAGTTTTTGCCAATGGAAATGAAATTAAAAGAGGGATTTTTCGTGCTTTACCAACGGTAAGAAACATTAACGGCAGAAAAGAAAGTGTTTACTACAAAATCATTGCGATTGAAAAAGAGGGTGTAAAAGAACCTTACCACACCAAAAAGGAGGGTGGTATTTTTACAATTTATATCGGGAATAAAGATGAGCAACTTGCCTCAGGTTTTTATACCTACAAAATTGTTTATCAAACGCAGGATCAGATTGGTAAATTCAAAGGCTATGATGAATTTTATTGGAATGTAAACGGAACCGATTGGTCTTTTCCTGTTGAAAACATTCAAGCAATAATTCATTTGCCAAAAAATGCTGATATTATTCAGAATTCTTGTTATACAGGCGGAGAAGGAAGTAAAGATCAGAATTGTACCAGCAAAAAAATATCATCTACACAGATTGAATTTAATGCTGAGAATTTAAATCCACACGAAAACCTTACCATAGCTGTAGGTTTTAAAGCCGGTGTTTTAAAAGAGCCTTCAGGTTTTTCTAAATGGATCAATAGGGATTGGCCAAGTCTTTCATTAGTTATCGTTGGTTTTTATCTGTTGTTTTTCTACTATAAAAACTGGAAGAAATATGGGAGAGATCCTGAAAGACCTGTAGTTATTCCACAGTTTAATGCACCAAATAATCTTTCACCTGCATCTTTAGGATACATCGATAAAGGTGAATTTGATGCTAATTTGGTGACGGCAAATCTTGTTGATCTTGCTGTAAAAGGTTTTGTAGATATTGATGAGGTAAAAGACATTAAAAAAACTTTTCTCTCAAAAATGTTCACTTTAAAAAAGCTGGGATCAGAAAACAGCAGTTTGCAGAGCGATCAAAAGAGGCTTTTAAAAAAGCTATTTGGAAAAGAAAAGGAAGTTTCGGTAAACGGTACTTATAATTCTAAAATCAAAAAAGCGGTTGACGATTTTGAAGAATTTATTTCTGAAGAAAATAAAATTTTTGTTGAAAAGATTTCTAATAAGAAAATTGTTTATCAAGCCATAAAAATAATGCTTGCAACTTTTTTTCTTGCTTTAATTATAAGTTCTTTAATTACGTGGAGCTTTCAAACATTACTTATAGCTTCTGTTATAATTATTTTTACAAGTCTTTTTGCTGCGGTATTGGTGTTGACTTGGCAGGAAGGAAATAAGGTTATCTTTTTGGTTGTACTTATGTTTTCTATGACATTTATAGTACCGATGTTTTTCATGGCATTTGCAGATTCTGATGATATTACAGCCTTTGAATCGAATTGTTTTAAATTTTTAATATTCGGAATTATTTCGATTTTAATATTTCGTTATTTAATAAATAAACCAAGCGAAGAAAAAGTGAAAATAGAATCTGAGATTGATGGCTTCAAAATGTACCTGAGTGCCGCTGAAGAAAATCAGCTTCAATTTCATAATCCTCCGGAAATGACTTCAGATGTATATGAGAAATTTCTTCCGTACGCCATTGTTTTTGGAGTTGAAGGAATTTGGGGTAAAAGGTTTAGAGATAAACTGCAGGAAACCATTGATTCTGCTCAGCCTTATGAAAATGTTCAGTATAATTTTGGATATAGCTTTGCAGGAGCTTTTACAAGTACTCTTAACGAAACAACAGTAGTTCCGGTGAGTAGCAGTTCTTCATCTTCTTCATCGGGGTCTTCAGGAAGTTCATCATCCTATTCTGGAGGGTCGAGTTCCAGCGGTTCTTCTGGTGGAGGATCTTCCGGTGGCGGTGGAGGCGGCGGTGGAGGTGGCGGTTGGTAG